From the Pseudarthrobacter sp. MM222 genome, one window contains:
- a CDS encoding lysophospholipid acyltransferase family protein, whose translation MAMFDAIRWTTRGLLTSSCRPTVIGLENVPEEGPFIVAPNHLSFLDSVIVQALMPRPVAFFAKAEYFTTGGVKGKVMKSFFEAVGSIPVERGEQAASVQALKTLLEILDSGRGIGIYPEGTRSRDGLLYRGRTGVGWLALTTGAPVVPVGLIGTEHLQPADSKSIKPQHFTMKVGQPLYFDKTGPDHSLPARRQVTDRIMDAIAELSGQERATGYNQSKAID comes from the coding sequence ATGGCAATGTTTGATGCGATCCGCTGGACCACGCGGGGACTCCTCACCTCGAGCTGCCGGCCCACCGTCATCGGCCTGGAAAACGTGCCCGAGGAGGGCCCGTTCATCGTGGCCCCGAACCATCTTTCCTTCCTGGACAGCGTGATCGTCCAGGCCCTCATGCCGCGCCCGGTCGCGTTCTTCGCGAAGGCCGAGTACTTCACCACCGGCGGCGTCAAGGGGAAGGTCATGAAATCCTTCTTCGAGGCCGTCGGCTCGATCCCGGTCGAGCGCGGCGAGCAGGCCGCCAGCGTGCAGGCGCTCAAGACGCTGCTGGAGATCCTCGACTCCGGCCGCGGCATCGGGATCTACCCCGAGGGCACCCGTTCCCGTGACGGCCTGCTGTACCGCGGCCGTACCGGTGTCGGCTGGCTCGCCCTGACCACGGGCGCCCCGGTCGTACCGGTGGGACTGATCGGCACCGAACACCTGCAGCCGGCGGACAGCAAGTCCATCAAGCCGCAGCACTTCACCATGAAAGTCGGCCAGCCGCTGTACTTCGACAAGACCGGTCCGGACCACTCCCTGCCGGCGCGCCGCCAGGTCACCGACCGGATCATGGACGCCATCGCCGAACTCAGCGGCCAGGAACGGGCCACCGGCTACAACCAGAGCAAAGCCATCGACTAG